The Sander vitreus isolate 19-12246 chromosome 24, sanVit1, whole genome shotgun sequence genome segment ctttaaatACAGACCCAAGGGAAGGTCAAGCAGATTTtcctacaaaaaaaacatggtggCTTAGCCTGATAAATCCAGGATTCTTTCATGTCTCTCAGGGAAGGATTAAACAGGCATGCACATTTTCtcaaagtacctcaaatttgacATAAAATAAGTTAACTATATTTACGTCAAATGTGTAAAATCATGACAAGTATGTGACTTGGTGCCGTACAACTGGGGATTGACAATAATGCCCGTTTAGAAATATCAGCCAGATCTGAATGCTAGAATGGGAGAGGGAAATTGCCAGTAATCTTATAGCACAACATTGCTGCCTGATTGAATGCCATTGACTGGTTTAAGTGTTGGTTTGTCTCTATGGCGATTGCACCATGCAAACAATTACGAAAGCATTTGAAAAGCAATGACTATTACACTATCTGAATTGCTGCATTCCATGAGGCTACATAATTATCTGAAAGACGGAGCATAACAGTCACTCCTGCTCATCAATACCAATATCGGAGTCTGAATCTTGAGCCAAAAATTTACAAAACTATCAGGACAACACcatattaaaaagaaagaacaataACGTGCATTCCTAAAATCTGAACCATTCCACATACAGCAGAACCCTTTAGTTTCTTATCAAAACTTGGCcaacattacccacaatgcatctGAGGCTTGGTTGGAGATTCAGGTTCTATCTAGCTCCACACCCACAGATTTTTGTCTTCAGCCCCAACAGACatatgttttcattatttcttgCTCGGTGACATGGTGGTACTGTACCTCTCAGGGTTTCTGGTTCAGCAACTCGAGAGGGGAAACGACATTCagtaaagggccgcaggttggagttgaacctggGCCTgctgcatcaaggagtaaacctccgtATATGGGCGCcctctctaccaactgagctatccaggctcTGGTAAATTTATTGTATCCTTGTTTATAAAATTGCACAAGAAAACGCATAGAAACCTGCACAAAACAAAGACCAAATCTAGGCACATACCATAGTACCATTGCAACAATGTATTATAGAAACACAAGATGAGCAGCAAAgtgtacttaaagtaccaaaagtagaagtactcattatgcagactAACTCattgcaaaataatacatacCTATTATACAACTGGATTATACTTATTGGTGCATTAGTGCAAGCATCACTTTAATTTTGCAGCTGGTAAAAGTGGGGCTAATTTTAATTAATGCtaattaattttaattactTCATATACAGCTTAATCCTGAATTATACATCAGATGtgtttgttgattatattttgtataaatAAACTCAATCTAATAAGTAACTAAAGATGTAAaatacatgtagtggagtaaacgGTAAAATATGTCCCTTTACAATTCTACTCCACAACATTTCAAAAGTAgcatacttaagtaaagtataagtacctcaaaactgtGCATAAGTACAGTacctaaataaatgtatttggttACATCCAACCACTAATTGGTCTTGGCGGTTTTGCCCTTTAGTCTACACAGTATGTCGCACATGCCATGGAGATAACGTAACTATCCTGTGTGTGCGCTGTTTCATACTATAAAATTACACTCCGCgctacacagacagaaagagagacaaaagagaaaataaaggaGACAGACAAGTCAACAGGTAGGCAGACTGGTTGACAAGCAACAGCAAAAACAGCAGACAAGCAGACcgatagacaggcagacaggcaggtagGCAAGTGGTGGGAAGGGGGAAATCATAAACTGTCAATGGACCATAATGGGAATGATTTACAGCCATATGTAGGTGGTCCTAATGCTGCTGATGCTTTGCTGGAATCTCCTGAGTCCCTTAGATTGGTCTCTTATTGCACTTTTGCAAGTGTATTGTTTCCTCTGCAAGATgtcagagagagacattttTGCCCTACTCTTAATTCCAACTGAGCACTGCAACAGgagcaggagagggaggggggcatGATAACTACCTCAACTCTACTGTGCTCCAGCTGATGTAATACTCACAAACAATGGAGTATAATAAAAATCGAAAGAAGATGAGATTGTGTTACAACCACTTCCcttgtcttattttttattttttattttttttacagttgtaGATCTATTTTTGCAAAGGATTTtatatttgagaaaaaaaagaagaaaaaaaacgtcatgCACACATGCGCATATAGGATGCCACACTGACGCATCGTTTGTTGTATAGTCAACTGTTTTTTGCTGGACTGAGGCATGCCTGTAGCGGATTATTGTTTTTACCGCATTCAACAGTGTTTTCAAAGCGAGGGGCGAAAGTCACACTGTAACAGCGGAGGCTCACATATGGAGGGAGATCAGCTAAAATAATACCGTTTATCCTTTAAGAATGGGGGGTAATTCAAGCCAATGAACTGGTATCACGATCCTAATGTGATATCTCACCAGTGTTTTCGACGATGCCAACTTGGACACTTTTACCAGGGAGCTGCAAGCTTTAAGAGTAAAAACATCGAATATACCGTAGGAGTCTGGTTTGGTGGCAGAAACCTCTTTTTGCGCCTGTGGAGGGAAATAACCTGCACATTGAAAGTGTGATTTAATCTCCTTCCCTATATgtggattgattttttttctgcactttctTCTCAGCATTCCCTCAGTCAGTCGACGGATTTTTTTGCCATTACAGCTCAGTAGAGGGTGTCAGATTATTCTTAGAGCACCGCGCTAGGATGAACACTGTCTGCGCGTTCTTCTTTTTGTAATACCCAAATCGCCAGAAAGGGGAAACCGAGCGAGGGAAGACACCGAAGGATGTAAGGGGGATGCGGGTGTTTTGCAGCGGTGGGATCGCCTCGAAAGCTCCAGCGCAGGGTGTGAATTCAGCACCAGGGAAGAGGGAACAGCTCCCGACGCCGCAACACGCAGCACGACTGGGAGAGAAAAAGGCacggattttttatttttttccctgccAAGGTCAGTGTTAAACGAACTGAAAACAGCCAGAAGATGTGTTGGACTCTACTGTCACTCGCCGTTTTTGATTTTTATCATAAACACGCGGAGGCTTGGAGGATTCAGTcgatgtgaaagagacgtttaTGTGGTCATTTTCAAACTGGAAGTCTGGACACAAGTGCAGGTTAGATGCAGCATGGATCTGTTATAAAAGACTGCCTTATCTTCTGCCTAAATGTCTATatctccttttttcttcttcgtaTTGATGTAGACTGAATTCTCAGCTCATATGTCTTGAAACCGGGAATGAATTGTCCACGTTGAAAAATGCTGCTTTGGATTGTTCTGCTGAATGCGGCTCTTTGTGTTGCGAGTGGAAATGTTACAAGGGACGTTTGTAAGGAGCAGATATGCTCTTGCAACGAGATAGAGGGAGATCTGCACATAGACTGCGAAAAACGGAGCTTCACCACTCTGCAGCATTTGACTGGTCCGAGTTCGCAGTTTTATCACTTGCTGTTGCACGGGAATTCTCTATCCAGGCTATTTCCCAACGAGTTCGCCAACTTTTACAATGCTGTGAGCCTGCATTTGGAAAACAATGGTTTGCACGACATTGTCCCCGGCGCCTTTCTGGGATTGCAGCTGGTGAAAAGGCTGCACATCAACAACAATAAGATAAGATCATTCAGGAAGAGTACATTTCTGGGGTTAGACGACTTGGAATATCTCCAAGCTGATTTTAATCTATTGAGGGATATTGACCCCGCCGTTTTCAGGGACCTAAATAAACTTGAAGTGTTAATACTTAACGACAACCTCATCAGCGCGCTACCTATGAACGTGTTTCAACATGTGCCCATTACGCATCTCGACCTGCGGGGAAACCGAATCAAAACGTTGCCTTATGAGGGGATCCTTGAACAGATACCGGGCATTGCGGAGGTTCTGTTGGAGGACAACCCTTGGGACTGTAACTGCGACCTGGTTTCCCTTAAGGAATGGCTGGAGAACATACCGCGTAACGCGCTTATTGGGAGGATGATATGCGAGGCTCCCACCAGGCTGCAAGGGAGCGACTTAAACGAGACGTCAGAAGCAGAGCTGTGCCCTTCACAGAGCGGCAGCGTGGACACCAGCCTGGTCGCCCCTCCCACTCAGGAGGAGACTTCTGAGACCGCGGCCCATGGCCCACGTCCCACGCCTTACAAGCCCAATAGAGACACCAGCGGGCCCCCGACGCCCGGCGGCCACGGTCCCAAGAGCCGCTCCAAATCTCGTGAGAACTGGCAGCTGAAAACTAGGCCCACTCCATTGTTGACAGGTGTGAACGGGGATAGAGAGCAGCTGCACAACATGACGTGCCCCCAGCCTTGCAACTGTGAGCTGGTCGGCTCCAGACAAGGGCTTGGGGTCAAATGCGAAGGCAAAAAGATCGAGAGCTTATCCAGCCTCAAACCTAAGCCCTTGGCCGCTCACGAATTGAACATGAGAGATAACAACATACACGCAGTGAAAAAGAACCACCTGCTTGGCTACTCCAGCCTCAACCTGCTCGACCTGGGTGGGAACAACATCAAGGTGATTGACAACAGCACTTTCCAAAACCAGAGCGAGCTGAGATGGCTGTATATGGATAAGAACTATCTGGATACGCTGATAGCAGAGATGTTTGTGGGCCTTGTGAATCTGGAATATCTCAGTTTGGAATACAACGACATCCAGCTGATAGTGGCAGGTGCATTCAGCCCCATGCCCAATCTGAGGGTTCTGTTCCTCAATAACAACTTGCTGAAATCTTTACCCGTGGATGCTTTCCTTGGGATTTCTTTATCCAAAATAAGTCTGCATAATAATTATTTCCCCTATCTCCCTGTGGCTGGAGTGTTAGACCAGCTCAATTCAATCATACAGATCGATTTGCACGGGAATCCGTGGGATTGCTCGTGCAACATCGTGCCCTTCAAGCAGTGGACGGAGAAACTCGGGGCAGATGTGATAGTGAGTGATCTCAAGTGTGAGTCCCCTGAAGAGTTTTGGAAACGAGATTTCCGCTACGTCCGGAACGACCTCATGTGCCCCAAACTCTATGACAAAGTCTCCCCCACACCACTGTccaaaaacagcactttcacCCTGGACTCGGGGACGCGCTCGAACTCTTATTTGGAGCCGAACAGGGTCTCCATCTCAGTGCTCGTCCCCGGGTTGCTGTTGGTGTTTGTCACGTCCGCTTTCACTGTTGTAGGAATGCTTGTGTTTATTTTGCGGAATCGAAAGCGATCCAAGCGAAGGGACGGAAACTCGTCCGCCTCGGAGATCAATTCCTTGCAGACAGTGTGCGACTCGTCTTATTGGCACAGCGGCGGGCCTTATCACGCAGACGGGGGCGCGCACAGGGGCTTCGACTGCAATACGCACCTCTCCACGACAAATGATGCGTAAAGGGACTCTACTATAGTACAATAAACCCACACCAGACGGGATTACAaacagtcacacagacagactgacgCACATAAATGACTGAAACGGCAAACATCATCCGCTTTTGTTCGTCAGAGGCGAACACAGACTTGTTTATGTCTTGTTTTCTCCAGTTGAACCAAGTAAGTCAGCCTGATGCTGCACAGGCCCCACTctgtaatatatgtatatgccaAGCCTCCTGACTAaaaacccctccctccctcctcctcccattTGCCGCAATCGGACTACGGATCTGTATGAGAcagaaaagagggagaaaaaggagCGAGGGagagggcgtgtgtgtgtgtgtgtgtgtgtgtgtgtgtgtgagagagagagagagagagagagccaagaCCGAGGACCCTGGGAATGGTGCACGAACGcatgaatgtaaatgtaaatactcGGACCGATGTATCATAATCTGCATGATGATATTTCGCATggtttcaacacacacacgacGGGGAGGAACCATAACCACCATAATCAACAAAGAAGCAAACTCGACCCTTTCATGTTATATCAATATGACgaaaatatatagatattaaGAATTATATATGACTATTACAAAGTGCCATTTCTCTATTTTTTGTGAACCTGCAGTTaggatttgtatttgttgttttaaacttgtttggagaaaagagaaaaaaaatcaataatgaTGACTATCAGAAAGGAGTGATGGAAGTAAAGCTGTCAGTGCAtgttattttctgtttgttatCATTTGATTGTCGATAAATATTGGGGTTATTTATACCGTACTAGATGGTGCAGATTAAATCCATGTCTGCGCAGTCATCTCCTTTATGAATGTAAACTGTGTTATTTTATGGTGTGCCAATTGTTGACTTTCAGATATTCAGACATGCAGATGAGCATGACCAATTAACGTCACTCAGATGCTTATGCTGCAAAGTTAATGTAGCTAAAATAACAGTTCCGTGGTTTTGTGTGTCAATGAATATAGCCTGCTTTGggtgagaggaagaaaaaaacaacaagtcaTTTAAATGGGGGGTTTTTACCATCATATTTTTTCAATAACTGAGCAAAGAAGTGTTTTCAATTGAGCTATGTAGGTATAATTCGATCTATGTAAACAGCGCAGGTAGAATTAATTAGAATAGAATGCTTTtttaatgtcagaaaaaaaaagtattcctcCACAAAAAAGCTTATGGCTATCATTCACCTTTATCATATTGTGAGCTTTTGTAAAGCCATATAATCTTGTCCAAATCAGAGAACTGAAACTCACTGTATTTACTACAAAATGTGCTTGAAATAGGCTGTTTTggggtgaagagagggggggggggaatcctTCTTTCTAACAAACAAACTGGGGCCATGCTATGAAAAGCATTCCGCATGTGGCCAGTCCATAGAGACACAGGAGTGTGTCTCTTTCACtgctgtggacacacacacacacacacacacacacacacacaggtaattTAATAATGCAAGATGCCTTTTTCAACTCAGCATTTTGAACTTGAGATACTCTTCTCGGGGGTCGCATGGTTTTTGTGGGCTCATGAAAACAATGCCATGACTGTACACCTGTTTTGCAGAGCTCAGCTGTCAGGTCTGCTGCTTAGCCTATACTGCTTTAACTGAGCGTggatttgggaaaaaaaatattaaaccgTTGGGGCATACATCCAgtattcaaaaaaaaaatctcaattctTTATCTTCTCTGCAGTGTCTAAAACAGATGAAAGGAATGtgcatttttttccatttatttgtaattataatgtaatattCCAGTGCTGGTGACATCTATTAAATTTGCCAATTGATTTTCTTTAAGAAACTCACTCTAAAATGCCTAATTTAGACAAGATAGCATAATTCGGCAACAATCTACCTAAGATGCCATGACAAGAGTGTACAGAGTTGATGTAAAATGGGCTTACACCCCTTAACTCCCCCGCACCCTCCCCCCTCTTTCCCCAGctagtaggcctacagtatcATCCCCAgtatacagattagcgctgtcCATAGTGCAGA includes the following:
- the slitrk1 gene encoding SLIT and NTRK-like protein 1 produces the protein MLLWIVLLNAALCVASGNVTRDVCKEQICSCNEIEGDLHIDCEKRSFTTLQHLTGPSSQFYHLLLHGNSLSRLFPNEFANFYNAVSLHLENNGLHDIVPGAFLGLQLVKRLHINNNKIRSFRKSTFLGLDDLEYLQADFNLLRDIDPAVFRDLNKLEVLILNDNLISALPMNVFQHVPITHLDLRGNRIKTLPYEGILEQIPGIAEVLLEDNPWDCNCDLVSLKEWLENIPRNALIGRMICEAPTRLQGSDLNETSEAELCPSQSGSVDTSLVAPPTQEETSETAAHGPRPTPYKPNRDTSGPPTPGGHGPKSRSKSRENWQLKTRPTPLLTGVNGDREQLHNMTCPQPCNCELVGSRQGLGVKCEGKKIESLSSLKPKPLAAHELNMRDNNIHAVKKNHLLGYSSLNLLDLGGNNIKVIDNSTFQNQSELRWLYMDKNYLDTLIAEMFVGLVNLEYLSLEYNDIQLIVAGAFSPMPNLRVLFLNNNLLKSLPVDAFLGISLSKISLHNNYFPYLPVAGVLDQLNSIIQIDLHGNPWDCSCNIVPFKQWTEKLGADVIVSDLKCESPEEFWKRDFRYVRNDLMCPKLYDKVSPTPLSKNSTFTLDSGTRSNSYLEPNRVSISVLVPGLLLVFVTSAFTVVGMLVFILRNRKRSKRRDGNSSASEINSLQTVCDSSYWHSGGPYHADGGAHRGFDCNTHLSTTNDA